The following are encoded in a window of Arthrobacter sp. OAP107 genomic DNA:
- a CDS encoding sulfurtransferase: protein METLIDVAGLNARMTAGQRTVVLDVRWALGDPEGRSHYLKEHIPGAVYVDLPTQLADPADPGRGRHPLPSLARFQEAARSWGICAGDVVVAYDDAGNTSAARVWWMLRDAGVRTVFLLDGGLAAWRSAGLPLEGGQVEPETGDVTLGRGGMAVTDADGAAGWSAGGVLLDARAGERYRGEIEPVDPRAGHIPGAVSAPTTGNLDDDGRFLPPEKLRERFTGLGVDATTPTAVYCGSGVTASHEIAALEIAGFSAALFPGSFSEWSNDPSRQVATGAEAGQ, encoded by the coding sequence ATGGAGACCCTCATTGACGTGGCCGGGCTGAACGCCCGGATGACGGCCGGTCAGCGCACCGTTGTGCTGGATGTCCGCTGGGCGCTCGGGGACCCGGAGGGCCGCAGCCATTACCTCAAGGAGCACATCCCCGGTGCTGTCTACGTCGATCTGCCCACCCAGTTGGCGGATCCGGCCGATCCTGGCCGCGGACGCCACCCGTTGCCTTCATTGGCCCGGTTCCAGGAGGCGGCCCGGTCCTGGGGAATTTGTGCCGGAGACGTGGTGGTCGCGTACGACGATGCCGGCAACACCTCCGCCGCCCGGGTGTGGTGGATGCTCCGGGACGCCGGCGTGCGCACTGTTTTCCTGCTCGACGGCGGCCTGGCCGCCTGGCGTTCGGCAGGTTTGCCGTTGGAGGGTGGCCAGGTGGAGCCGGAGACCGGAGACGTGACGCTCGGCCGCGGCGGCATGGCGGTGACCGACGCCGACGGTGCCGCCGGCTGGTCGGCCGGGGGCGTGCTGCTCGATGCCCGTGCCGGAGAACGGTACCGCGGGGAAATTGAACCGGTGGATCCGCGGGCCGGCCATATCCCCGGCGCCGTCAGCGCCCCCACCACCGGCAACCTCGACGACGACGGCCGCTTCCTGCCGCCGGAGAAGCTGCGGGAGCGCTTTACAGGGCTGGGGGTCGATGCCACGACGCCCACCGCCGTCTATTGCGGCAGCGGCGTCACGGCCTCGCACGAGATCGCGGCCCTGGAAATCGCCGGTTTCAGCGCCGCACTGTTCCCCGGTTCGTTCTCCGAATGGTCCAACGACCCGTCCCGCCAGGTGGCCACAGGCGCCGAAGCCGGGCAGTAA
- a CDS encoding HIT family protein, whose translation MSTLFTKILNGEIPGRFVWREPDVSAFLTMGPLADGHTLVVPTEEVDRWTDASPETLARVMEVARRIGAVQVDTFGAARAGLIVAGYEINHMHVHVWPSNSMAEFNFATAEHNPDPARLDANAEKLRAGLRDAGYGEFVPEA comes from the coding sequence ATGAGCACGCTGTTCACCAAGATTCTCAACGGGGAGATCCCTGGCCGGTTTGTCTGGCGCGAGCCGGACGTCTCCGCGTTCCTGACCATGGGTCCGCTTGCTGACGGGCACACGCTGGTGGTCCCGACCGAGGAGGTGGACCGCTGGACGGACGCCTCGCCCGAGACCCTGGCCAGGGTCATGGAAGTGGCGCGGCGCATCGGTGCGGTGCAGGTGGACACGTTCGGGGCAGCCCGGGCAGGACTTATCGTGGCCGGTTACGAAATCAACCACATGCATGTGCACGTGTGGCCTTCCAACAGCATGGCGGAGTTCAACTTCGCCACCGCCGAGCACAACCCGGACCCGGCGCGGCTGGATGCCAACGCGGAAAAGCTGCGCGCAGGCCTGCGCGACGCCGGCTACGGGGAGTTCGTGCCGGAGGCCTAG
- a CDS encoding PLP-dependent cysteine synthase family protein — MSRRFSERAWADEAVRKINAENNRSADTHLYSVPLPEHWGVQLYLKDESTHRSGSLKHRLARSLFLFGLVNGWIREGTTVVEASSGSTAVSEAYFAQLLGLPFVAVMTRTTSPEKIALIEQFGGACLLVDHASEVYAAAAEVAATSGGHYMDQFTYAERATDWRGNNNIAESIFEQLALEEHPVPRWIVVGAGTGGTSATIGRYLRYHRHATSLAVVDPENSAFYPGWKSGAADFSTGMPSRIEGIGRPRMEPSFIPSVIDHMIQVPDAASVAAMRHLHTLAGLHAGPSTGTNLWGVWRLVAQMVADGERGSVVSLMCDGGDRYAGSHYSPAWLAAQGLDPQPHENTLKAFFDTGVWRG; from the coding sequence GTGAGCAGGCGATTCAGTGAGCGGGCATGGGCGGACGAGGCTGTCCGCAAGATCAACGCGGAAAACAACCGTTCGGCAGACACCCACCTGTATTCGGTGCCGTTGCCGGAACACTGGGGAGTCCAGCTGTACCTCAAGGACGAATCCACTCACAGATCAGGAAGCCTCAAGCATCGGCTGGCCCGTTCCCTCTTCCTGTTCGGGCTGGTGAACGGCTGGATCCGCGAGGGCACCACCGTCGTGGAGGCCTCCAGCGGCAGCACCGCAGTTTCGGAGGCCTACTTCGCACAACTCCTGGGCCTGCCGTTCGTCGCCGTGATGACCCGCACCACCAGCCCGGAAAAGATAGCCCTGATCGAACAGTTCGGCGGCGCCTGCCTCCTGGTGGACCATGCCTCAGAGGTGTACGCGGCGGCCGCCGAGGTTGCCGCCACGAGCGGCGGTCACTACATGGACCAGTTCACCTACGCCGAGCGCGCCACGGACTGGCGCGGCAACAACAACATTGCCGAGTCCATCTTTGAACAACTGGCGCTGGAGGAGCACCCGGTCCCGCGCTGGATCGTGGTGGGAGCCGGCACCGGCGGAACCAGCGCCACCATCGGCCGCTACCTCCGCTACCACCGCCACGCCACGTCCCTGGCGGTGGTCGATCCGGAAAACTCCGCCTTCTACCCCGGCTGGAAGAGCGGCGCCGCGGACTTCAGTACCGGCATGCCTTCACGGATCGAGGGGATCGGGCGGCCCCGCATGGAGCCAAGCTTCATCCCGTCGGTCATCGACCACATGATCCAGGTTCCCGACGCCGCGTCGGTCGCCGCCATGCGGCACCTGCATACGCTGGCGGGACTGCATGCCGGGCCGTCCACGGGCACCAACCTCTGGGGTGTCTGGCGGCTCGTGGCCCAGATGGTGGCGGACGGCGAACGGGGCAGCGTGGTGTCCCTGATGTGCGACGGCGGTGACCGGTACGCCGGCAGCCACTACAGCCCGGCGTGGCTGGCGGCGCAGGGACTGGATCCGCAGCCACACGAGAACACGCTGAAGGCGTTCTTCGACACGGGGGTCTGGCGGGGCTAA
- a CDS encoding MFS transporter, which translates to MFDQSRTQHPLTKTRRLQTDDCIIVDKSELRKAQIGAGVGNFIEWYDIGIYGYLAVTMTSVFTEGMDGRMGLLVTLLGFAVSFVVRPLGGMILGPLGDKIGRRKVLFFTMAIMAGATTTIGLLPTAGQVGLWVIIPLYLLKMLQGFSTGGEYSGAATYIAEFSPDRNRGFMTALLNSGSMLGFAVGAGVVAMTTAAATSAWGESAMHDGAWRIPFLLAAPLGVLAISLRSRIPESPSFEVAQAKSDSGDVDPIFVRHNLPNIVKFYWPQILIGCALIAADGTSSYMLTSYMPTYLETQVGSPAVHTAVAAVTVLLLQAILIPIVGRWSDRIGRRPIYTIATIGNLILLVPAFWLMHIGTLWSLYLAMFLVMVPSAFFLALTGAVMSELFPTASRYGCVGVTHNLSISIFGGTTPLVSQILVEVTGNSYAPAYYIMFFSAVALVAVLKMRESASRPLLGSVPVVSSRDEAAALVRDQDTNERIDTATMLLIPAPAEFVRTGMVR; encoded by the coding sequence ATGTTCGATCAGTCCAGAACACAACATCCGCTGACTAAGACGCGACGACTGCAGACGGACGACTGCATCATCGTCGACAAGAGCGAACTGCGGAAAGCGCAGATCGGTGCCGGCGTCGGCAACTTCATCGAGTGGTACGACATCGGGATCTACGGATACCTCGCAGTCACGATGACCTCTGTTTTCACTGAGGGCATGGACGGGCGCATGGGCCTGCTGGTCACGCTTCTCGGTTTCGCCGTCTCCTTCGTGGTTCGTCCCCTGGGTGGAATGATTCTCGGCCCGCTGGGTGACAAGATCGGGCGCCGTAAAGTGCTCTTCTTCACGATGGCGATCATGGCCGGGGCCACCACCACCATCGGCCTGTTGCCCACCGCCGGCCAGGTCGGACTCTGGGTCATCATTCCCCTCTACCTTTTGAAGATGCTGCAGGGCTTCTCCACCGGCGGCGAGTACTCTGGCGCCGCGACCTACATTGCGGAGTTTTCCCCGGACCGCAACCGCGGGTTCATGACCGCGCTGCTGAATTCCGGGTCGATGCTCGGTTTCGCCGTAGGCGCCGGTGTCGTGGCCATGACGACTGCTGCTGCGACGTCGGCGTGGGGCGAGTCGGCCATGCACGATGGCGCCTGGCGCATTCCCTTCCTGCTCGCCGCACCGCTGGGTGTCCTGGCCATCTCGCTCCGCAGCCGCATCCCGGAATCACCCAGCTTCGAAGTCGCCCAGGCGAAGTCCGACAGTGGGGACGTCGACCCCATTTTCGTCCGGCACAACCTGCCCAACATCGTGAAATTCTACTGGCCCCAGATCCTCATCGGCTGCGCGCTCATTGCTGCCGACGGCACCTCGTCCTACATGCTCACGAGCTACATGCCCACGTACCTGGAAACACAGGTCGGGTCGCCTGCGGTGCACACCGCCGTGGCCGCTGTTACGGTGCTGCTGCTGCAGGCCATCCTGATTCCAATCGTCGGGCGTTGGTCGGACCGCATTGGCCGGCGGCCAATCTACACCATCGCCACCATCGGGAACCTCATCCTGCTGGTGCCCGCGTTCTGGCTGATGCACATCGGAACGCTTTGGTCGCTGTACCTGGCAATGTTCCTGGTGATGGTGCCCAGTGCCTTCTTCCTGGCACTGACCGGAGCCGTGATGTCCGAACTGTTCCCCACGGCCTCCCGCTACGGCTGCGTTGGAGTCACCCATAACCTGTCCATCTCGATCTTCGGTGGCACCACACCGCTGGTCAGCCAGATCCTCGTCGAGGTCACGGGCAACTCCTACGCTCCGGCGTACTACATCATGTTCTTCTCCGCCGTCGCGCTCGTGGCAGTACTGAAGATGCGCGAGTCTGCTTCCCGGCCGCTGCTCGGTTCCGTGCCGGTCGTGTCCAGCCGCGACGAGGCAGCGGCGCTCGTCAGGGACCAGGACACAAACGAGCGCATCGACACCGCGACCATGCTATTGATTCCCGCGCCGGCGGAATTCGTTCGAACCGGAATGGTCCGCTGA
- a CDS encoding NAD(P)-dependent alcohol dehydrogenase, producing the protein MTPGRPVPPPLNLRIPLEETAVGPLEGRLAAARGASSATSGLVELTVARRAPKADDVEIAIEFCGLCHSDVHATRGEWGNQNYPLVPGHEIVGRVSRVGSDVSDFQPGDRVGVGCMVDSCRECESCREGLEQYCERGMTGTYGAKDARNGDAVTQGGYASSMVVDRRYVLRVPENLDPAAAAPLLCAGITTFSPLRHFGVREGHVVGVVGLGGLGHMAVKLAKAMGAEVKVFTTSESKVTAALELGADAVVLSRDGEAMAAENRSIDVIIDTVAAPHDLNPFFRTLRRDGALFQLGLPSDSMPPVNPGALIRRRISYAGSLIGGIAETQEMLDFCAGHGVVSDIELVGADQLNDAYDRMVAGDVKYRFVLDTSTLQEPSERADA; encoded by the coding sequence ATGACTCCTGGACGCCCTGTACCCCCGCCGCTGAACCTGCGGATCCCGCTGGAAGAGACCGCCGTCGGACCCCTTGAGGGACGCCTTGCTGCTGCCCGCGGTGCGTCATCGGCCACGAGCGGCCTGGTCGAGCTGACAGTTGCCCGCCGGGCACCCAAAGCCGACGACGTCGAGATCGCCATCGAGTTCTGCGGGCTCTGCCACTCGGACGTTCACGCCACCCGGGGGGAATGGGGCAACCAGAACTACCCCCTCGTACCCGGGCACGAAATTGTGGGCCGGGTGAGCCGCGTCGGTTCGGATGTGAGCGACTTTCAGCCGGGCGACCGGGTGGGCGTGGGCTGCATGGTGGACTCGTGCCGCGAATGCGAGAGCTGCCGCGAAGGGCTGGAGCAATACTGCGAACGCGGCATGACCGGGACGTACGGGGCCAAGGACGCCAGGAACGGGGATGCCGTGACGCAGGGCGGTTACGCGTCCTCCATGGTGGTGGACCGACGGTACGTCCTGCGGGTGCCGGAAAACCTGGACCCCGCGGCGGCTGCCCCGCTGCTCTGCGCGGGCATCACCACGTTCTCGCCGCTGCGCCACTTCGGTGTCCGGGAAGGCCACGTGGTCGGCGTCGTGGGCCTGGGCGGTCTGGGCCACATGGCCGTCAAGCTGGCCAAAGCCATGGGCGCTGAGGTCAAGGTCTTCACTACTTCTGAGTCCAAAGTGACGGCGGCGCTGGAACTGGGCGCCGACGCGGTAGTGCTGTCCCGCGACGGGGAGGCGATGGCAGCTGAGAACCGGAGCATCGACGTCATCATCGATACGGTAGCGGCACCACACGACCTCAACCCGTTTTTCCGCACCCTGCGCCGGGACGGTGCGCTATTCCAGCTGGGGCTGCCTTCCGATAGCATGCCGCCTGTGAACCCCGGTGCCCTGATCAGAAGGCGGATCTCCTACGCCGGGTCTCTGATCGGGGGTATCGCCGAGACACAGGAGATGCTCGACTTCTGTGCCGGGCACGGGGTCGTCTCCGACATCGAACTGGTTGGAGCCGACCAGCTTAACGACGCCTATGACCGGATGGTCGCAGGTGACGTGAAGTACCGTTTTGTCCTGGATACATCCACCTTGCAGGAACCGTCGGAAAGGGCTGACGCATGA